One stretch of Variovorax sp. 54 DNA includes these proteins:
- the egtB gene encoding ergothioneine biosynthesis protein EgtB: MTFSRPIAPVANALRERFRTVRAASLALAAPLSAEDQCIQSMPDASPTKWHLAHTTWFFETVLLQPHAADYRPFDARFHYLFNSYYEALGPRHPRPQRGLLTRPSLDEVHAYRRHVDEAVLALLAAPQALDWAAIEPIIALGLNHEQQHQELLLTDILHALSCNPLLPACKPASGPALRLAAVPAEVRWLAQPGGTVEVGHTGDGFCFDNETPRHAALLRPYAIADRLVNCGDYAQFIADGGYRRPELWLSDGWATVQAQGWRHPAYWLEADDPRIATLGAGGGHAAPAGWQVFGLHGVRPMEADAPVAQLSFYEAAAYAEWAGARLPTEFEWEAAFDAPGIAQMSGHVWQWTRSSYDPYPGFRPLPGIAAEYNGKFMVGQLVLRGGSVATPAGHTRPSYRNFFPPAARWQFSGLRLAKDL, translated from the coding sequence ATGACGTTTTCCCGGCCGATCGCCCCCGTGGCGAACGCCTTGCGCGAGCGATTCCGCACGGTGCGCGCCGCCAGCCTGGCGCTCGCCGCGCCGCTGTCCGCCGAGGACCAGTGCATCCAGTCGATGCCCGACGCCAGCCCGACCAAGTGGCACCTGGCGCACACGACGTGGTTCTTCGAGACGGTGCTGCTGCAGCCGCATGCGGCGGACTACCGGCCGTTCGATGCGCGCTTTCATTACCTTTTCAACTCCTACTACGAGGCGCTCGGGCCGCGCCACCCGCGGCCGCAGCGCGGCTTGCTCACGCGGCCGTCGCTGGATGAAGTGCACGCCTACCGCCGCCACGTCGACGAAGCGGTGCTCGCGCTGCTCGCGGCGCCGCAGGCGCTCGACTGGGCGGCCATCGAGCCCATCATTGCGCTCGGCCTGAACCACGAGCAGCAGCACCAGGAGCTGCTGCTCACCGACATCCTGCATGCGCTGTCGTGCAACCCGCTGCTGCCGGCCTGCAAGCCCGCAAGCGGCCCCGCGCTGCGGCTGGCCGCCGTGCCGGCCGAGGTGCGCTGGCTGGCGCAGCCGGGCGGCACGGTCGAGGTCGGTCATACGGGCGACGGCTTCTGCTTCGACAACGAGACGCCGCGCCACGCCGCCTTGCTGCGCCCCTACGCCATCGCCGACCGGCTGGTGAACTGCGGCGACTACGCGCAGTTCATTGCCGACGGCGGCTACCGGCGGCCCGAGCTGTGGCTCTCCGACGGCTGGGCCACGGTGCAGGCCCAGGGCTGGCGCCATCCGGCCTACTGGCTCGAAGCCGACGACCCGCGCATCGCCACCCTAGGCGCAGGCGGCGGCCATGCGGCGCCCGCCGGCTGGCAGGTGTTCGGCCTGCACGGCGTGCGGCCGATGGAGGCCGATGCGCCTGTGGCACAGCTGAGCTTCTACGAAGCCGCCGCCTACGCCGAATGGGCCGGCGCGCGGCTGCCGACCGAGTTCGAATGGGAAGCCGCCTTCGACGCGCCCGGCATCGCGCAGATGAGCGGCCACGTCTGGCAATGGACGCGTTCGTCGTACGACCCGTACCCCGGCTTTCGTCCGCTGCCCGGCATCGCGGCCGAATACAACGGCAAGTTCATGGTGGGGCAGCTGGTGCTGCGCGGCGGCAGCGTGGCCACGCCGGCCGGCCATACGCGGCCGAGCTACCGCAATTTCTTTCCGCCGGCGGCACGCTGGCAGTTCTCGGGGCTGCGGCTCGCGAAAGACCTTTGA
- a CDS encoding GFA family protein, producing the protein MRTYQGSCHCGACRFEVDTDLDHVRSCNCSVCRRRGALIHRVPESALRMLTPLEDLTIYQWHSRTARDYFCPTCGIMPFRIPSAPTAQETAEGKLPFTGWAINARCLEDVDLASVPVRLVNGADLS; encoded by the coding sequence ATGAGAACGTACCAAGGGTCTTGCCACTGCGGTGCATGCCGCTTCGAGGTCGATACCGACCTCGACCATGTCCGCAGTTGCAACTGCTCCGTGTGCCGGCGCCGGGGCGCGCTGATTCACCGAGTGCCCGAATCGGCGCTTCGCATGCTCACTCCGCTGGAAGACCTGACGATCTATCAGTGGCACTCACGCACCGCGCGAGACTACTTTTGCCCCACCTGCGGAATCATGCCGTTCCGAATCCCCAGCGCGCCCACCGCGCAAGAGACAGCCGAAGGCAAGCTGCCGTTCACGGGATGGGCCATCAATGCGCGCTGTCTTGAAGACGTCGATCTGGCCAGCGTGCCGGTCCGGCTCGTGAACGGCGCCGATCTGTCCTGA
- the egtD gene encoding L-histidine N(alpha)-methyltransferase, with the protein MQAGLARTPRHISPKFFYDVAGSQLFDRICELPEYYPTRTELGILGACAGEIAAQVGPNAEIVEFGAGSLTKVRLLLDALDSPKRYLPIDISGEHLEAAAARLKADYPALAVQPIAADYTMPLVLPAPMAGAGRRVGFFPGSTIGNFEPDEALAFLQLAARMLRGGGLLIGVDLVKDPDRLHAAYNDAQGVTAAFNLNLLRRANAELSADFDLDGFSHAAFYNAPMRRIEMHLVSRRAQSVQMRGERFSFEEGETIHTEYSHKFTVEGLQGLAVRAGFRVGAVWTDPERLFSVHWLVS; encoded by the coding sequence ATGCAGGCGGGCCTGGCGCGCACGCCGCGCCACATTTCGCCCAAGTTCTTCTATGACGTGGCCGGCTCGCAGCTGTTCGACCGCATCTGCGAGCTGCCCGAGTACTACCCCACGCGCACCGAGCTGGGCATTCTCGGCGCCTGCGCCGGCGAGATCGCCGCGCAGGTCGGGCCGAACGCCGAGATCGTCGAGTTCGGCGCCGGCTCGCTCACCAAGGTGCGGCTGCTGCTCGACGCGCTCGACTCACCCAAGCGCTACCTGCCGATCGACATCTCGGGCGAGCACCTCGAAGCTGCGGCGGCGCGCCTCAAGGCCGACTACCCGGCGCTGGCCGTACAGCCCATCGCGGCCGACTACACCATGCCGCTCGTGCTGCCCGCGCCGATGGCCGGGGCGGGCCGTCGCGTGGGCTTCTTTCCGGGCTCGACCATCGGCAACTTCGAGCCCGACGAGGCGCTGGCGTTCCTGCAGCTCGCGGCGCGCATGCTGCGCGGCGGCGGCCTGCTGATCGGCGTCGACCTGGTGAAAGACCCCGACCGGCTGCACGCGGCCTACAACGATGCGCAGGGCGTGACGGCGGCGTTCAACCTCAACCTGCTGCGGCGCGCGAACGCGGAGCTGTCGGCCGACTTCGACCTCGACGGCTTCTCGCACGCGGCCTTCTACAACGCGCCGATGCGCCGCATCGAGATGCACCTCGTGAGCCGGCGCGCGCAGAGCGTGCAGATGCGCGGGGAGCGCTTCTCGTTCGAGGAAGGCGAGACCATCCACACCGAGTACTCGCACAAGTTCACCGTCGAAGGCCTGCAGGGGCTCGCGGTGCGCGCGGGCTTCCGCGTCGGGGCGGTATGGACCGATCCCGAGCGGCTGTTCAGCGTGCACTGGCTGGTGAGTTGA
- a CDS encoding NAD(P)/FAD-dependent oxidoreductase: protein MQTPSPSARPHVVIIGCGFGGLEAARKLQRADVDVTVIDKTNHHLFQPLLYQVATAGLAAPSIAAPVRALFRKQANVTTLLAEVTGIDPAAHSIQLADGSHVAYDHLIVAAGATHSYFGHDEWAPAAPGLKTLADAFEIRRRVLMSFETAETTTDPERRRALLTFVVIGAGPTGVEMAGTLAEIAKHTLAGEFRRIDPGSAQVLLVEGGPRVLQAMPESLSQKALEQLERLGVEVRLNARVTAIDNTGLEVQTGGGPDGAPLQSYRIPSSCVVWAAGVAASPLGRLLGNATGVECDRAGRIKVEPDLSLAGHPEISVVGDLAAAMSHAPGKPPKPVPGVSPGAKQAGRAAAANILRRLAGQPTVPFRYADYGNLATIGRNSAVVDLGTPFGPLRFSGRPAWLFWLFAHAYFLIGFRNRVVVMWDWASAYWSFQRNARVVADVQGRSES, encoded by the coding sequence ATGCAAACCCCCTCTCCTTCGGCCAGGCCCCACGTTGTCATCATCGGCTGCGGTTTCGGCGGACTCGAGGCAGCGCGCAAGCTGCAGCGGGCCGACGTCGATGTGACGGTGATCGACAAGACCAACCACCACCTGTTCCAGCCCCTGCTCTACCAGGTGGCGACCGCAGGGCTCGCGGCGCCGTCGATCGCGGCGCCGGTGCGCGCCCTGTTCCGCAAGCAGGCCAACGTGACCACGCTGCTGGCTGAAGTGACGGGCATCGACCCGGCCGCGCACAGCATCCAGCTGGCCGACGGCAGCCACGTGGCCTACGACCACCTGATCGTCGCGGCCGGCGCCACGCACAGCTATTTCGGGCACGACGAGTGGGCGCCCGCCGCGCCGGGCCTGAAGACGCTGGCCGACGCCTTCGAGATCCGCCGCCGCGTGCTGATGTCCTTCGAGACGGCCGAGACCACCACCGACCCCGAGCGCCGCCGCGCGCTGCTCACCTTCGTGGTGATCGGCGCCGGCCCGACCGGCGTCGAGATGGCCGGCACGCTGGCCGAGATCGCCAAGCACACGCTCGCGGGCGAGTTCCGCCGCATCGACCCCGGCAGCGCGCAGGTGCTGCTGGTCGAGGGCGGTCCGCGCGTGCTGCAGGCCATGCCCGAAAGCCTGAGCCAGAAGGCGCTCGAACAACTGGAACGACTCGGCGTCGAGGTGCGGCTGAACGCGCGCGTCACCGCCATCGACAACACCGGCCTCGAAGTGCAGACCGGTGGCGGCCCCGACGGCGCGCCGCTGCAGAGCTACCGCATTCCCAGCAGCTGCGTGGTGTGGGCGGCCGGTGTCGCGGCCTCGCCGCTGGGCCGGCTGCTCGGCAATGCCACGGGCGTCGAGTGCGACCGTGCGGGCCGCATCAAGGTCGAGCCCGACCTGAGCCTGGCGGGCCATCCCGAGATCAGCGTGGTGGGCGACCTGGCCGCCGCCATGAGCCACGCGCCCGGCAAGCCGCCCAAGCCGGTGCCCGGCGTGTCGCCCGGCGCCAAGCAGGCCGGCCGCGCGGCGGCGGCGAACATCCTGCGCCGCCTGGCGGGCCAGCCGACGGTGCCGTTCCGCTACGCCGACTACGGCAACCTGGCCACCATCGGGCGCAACTCGGCGGTGGTCGACCTGGGCACGCCCTTCGGGCCGCTGCGCTTCAGCGGCCGGCCCGCATGGCTGTTCTGGCTGTTCGCGCACGCGTACTTCCTGATCGGCTTTCGCAACCGCGTGGTCGTGATGTGGGACTGGGCCAGCGCCTACTGGAGCTTCCAGCGCAACGCGCGCGTGGTGGCCGACGTGCAGGGCCGCAGCGAGTCGTAA
- a CDS encoding NAD-dependent succinate-semialdehyde dehydrogenase: MPLKLQDPTLLREQACIAGAWVNADNGTTVAVTNPATGEHIGTVPMCGTEETVRAIAAAEKAQKAWAKVPAKERSAILRKLNDLMLANVDDLALIMTTEQGKPLAESRGEIAYAASFIEWFAEEARRVYGDTIPAPQADRRILALKQPVGVTAAITPWNFPTAMLTRKAGPALAAGCAMVVKPATQTPFSALAFAVLAERAGVPKGLLSVLTGSASQIGGEMTRSPIVRKLTFTGSTEVGRTLMKQSADTIKKLSLELGGNAPFIVFDDADVDAAVEGAMVSKYRNTGQTCVCANRLYVQRGVLEAFTQKLVAKVNALKVGNGTEAGVNQGPLIDAKAVEKIEEHVADAVAKGGTVLAGGKRHALGGLFYEPTVIGGATPDMLFAREETFGPLAPIFAFDTEAEAIAAANDTEFGLAAYFYSRDIGRIMRVAEALESGIVGVNTGLVSTAEAPFGGVKQSGLGREGSKYGLDDFLEIKYVCLAGLDT, encoded by the coding sequence CGATGTGCGGCACCGAAGAAACCGTTCGCGCCATCGCCGCCGCCGAAAAGGCCCAGAAGGCCTGGGCCAAGGTTCCCGCCAAGGAACGCTCGGCCATCCTGCGCAAGCTCAACGACCTGATGCTCGCGAACGTGGACGACCTTGCGCTGATCATGACCACCGAGCAGGGCAAGCCCCTGGCCGAAAGCCGCGGCGAGATCGCCTACGCGGCCTCGTTCATCGAGTGGTTCGCCGAAGAAGCGCGCCGCGTGTACGGCGACACCATTCCCGCGCCGCAAGCCGACCGCCGCATCCTCGCGCTGAAGCAGCCCGTGGGCGTCACCGCCGCCATCACGCCCTGGAACTTCCCCACCGCCATGCTCACGCGCAAGGCCGGCCCCGCGCTCGCGGCCGGTTGCGCGATGGTGGTGAAGCCGGCCACGCAGACGCCGTTCTCGGCGCTGGCCTTTGCCGTGCTCGCCGAACGCGCGGGCGTGCCCAAGGGGTTGCTGTCGGTGCTCACCGGCTCGGCCAGCCAGATCGGCGGCGAGATGACGCGCAGCCCCATCGTGCGCAAGCTCACCTTCACCGGCTCAACCGAGGTGGGCCGCACGCTCATGAAGCAGTCGGCCGACACCATCAAGAAGCTGTCGCTCGAACTCGGCGGCAACGCGCCCTTCATCGTGTTCGACGATGCCGATGTCGATGCGGCCGTCGAAGGTGCGATGGTCTCCAAGTACCGCAACACCGGCCAGACCTGCGTGTGCGCCAACCGCTTGTACGTGCAGCGCGGCGTGCTCGAGGCCTTCACGCAGAAGCTCGTGGCCAAGGTCAACGCGCTGAAGGTCGGCAACGGCACCGAGGCCGGCGTGAACCAGGGTCCGCTGATCGACGCCAAGGCGGTCGAGAAGATCGAGGAGCACGTGGCCGATGCCGTCGCCAAGGGCGGCACCGTGCTCGCAGGCGGCAAGCGCCATGCGCTGGGCGGCCTGTTCTACGAGCCGACCGTGATCGGCGGCGCCACGCCCGACATGCTGTTCGCGCGCGAGGAAACCTTCGGCCCGCTGGCGCCGATCTTCGCGTTCGACACCGAGGCCGAAGCCATCGCCGCGGCCAACGACACTGAGTTCGGCCTGGCCGCGTACTTCTACAGCCGCGACATCGGCCGCATCATGCGCGTGGCCGAGGCGCTCGAATCGGGCATCGTGGGCGTGAACACCGGGTTGGTGTCCACGGCCGAAGCGCCGTTCGGCGGCGTCAAGCAATCGGGGCTGGGGCGCGAGGGCTCGAAGTACGGGCTCGACGACTTCCTCGAGATCAAGTACGTCTGCCTTGCGGGGCTGGATACATAG